The genome window taatgtgaTAAACATTGGTATGTCATAAGAATGACGATTAGCAGGTAATAGCACTTAATTgttatttattcttgtttatcgATATTACCTGATCTAGAATAAAatatgttatggaaatacaaatttccttaatTTTGGATAAAaaccctaataaaagaggcacttttaaaatctaGAAAAGATACTATTAGAGGAAATTGAAAATTTTCTctggcaaaactgggtatagagtagcagactctccagcttgtccggatatagtGAGACTACCTCTCCGGCGcaaaccggataagacggggtacatagtatgtcaaacaagtgacaagatttccctaaataatatcatgatTAGATATCTGATTTGtttttttggaaatatgaatctgttaagtTAAATCcattgacctgataaatggtatgtttatttcagcatatgaaatatgtgattatatagataggtatatctataaggaaatccaaaaaccataaggattgataatttgaaataaagcacaagcatctgtgtctagatttctttatcagaaatctcttttccAATAATTATTTTGTTTAATCATTTACATCGTAACTCGTACAATGAAAACCCTTTAAAGTTGGGATATCATCgaaagtataagaatttccaatacgttaccataaactattaacgcaagtaaaaggcatataaagttgtgctaatatacaagaaaacacatgaaacttaaattatacgtccacaaaGGTCAAAGTATATCACATACGatttccaaggcaagacctttgaaaaatataaattaggcacgatgacaccaacgCTAATTCCGTCAGAAGAAAAACTACTAATAAAAAATAAGCACTTTGCCATATGATCCTACAACCGACATAAATCTCGCTAAGGTACGTTGTAATAAGATTTCACAATTATCGGTACACAgtctaatcagagtcataattCTTATCACTACAAAAAGAGTCATATACCTTTGCAAATTCCGTATTTTATTTATTCAAACATTCCCTGGTAATGTTACTTAAACAACAGTTATCACatgaaattccagataaagttttTATATTTCTTTGAAATTCGGACTTCTGcatataataagttgactttcgcaTTTCTATttcctctaatagtcatcatatcatgaggatttctttcataatagcgaatattgatctatttcatttcttggtaaatccacacggtACACATGCTCTGTTTGTTGTGCATTTGATTCGCTTGCTTtatgaagaccactggagggcttcattcgatttatcaaaactcaaatatcatttcgctttTTGCACTATGAATCGCAAAACAGTGACTCTTTAATATCGAGTTAATGAATTTTGTTAAACCATTGgggtaaagaatttatattttatatatataaaaattatattgagatatactctcatttaaatttatatttaagttatttattattaataattttattattagtaataaataataagaagtgttagtattatttttagatactagagttattatcaggggcatatattgaatagcctagccttagttaggcatggactggccacctatgcttaaacaaggcagcactagcCAATATAcgccatgataatgactagttaattaagtcatcatacttatttagtaaacgttaattttatataaaaatattttactttgtactgtaaagagaagacatattttccTAAAACAATAACAAGAATTAGAGGgacaaataaaattatataaaattgtGTATCACATGTTTTGTGCTAACTATATACCATAACACTCTggcaagaaaataaccatataagaataatatagtagtcaTCAACTACGTTGAGTTAGGAGAACATTGTAATATATAAGGAATAGTCCCCGTTTTACTTATTTACAACATTTGTAAATACATTTCACAACGTTATAtaaataagtaatcacatagaatCGACACATTAAGtgttatttacaaaatattttacaaatacttttgtacaataaatatttttaccctttttatttacAAATTTCagtgattcttttacaaaatcataatactaaaatattttgtaaatgtaaTAACTTCATTACAATATTTTGTAAtctatattacataataaatataagttattttacatagtatagtaagatactaaaataatatttatttaaaagtgGTAACCATTTACATATAGTAAAAATGTATAACAAATAATATGTATTACATTTGCTTTccaaatataatataatggttGGTCATGCCAAAATAACTTGTTCTTTTTATATTTCCATCTCTAGGACATAGTATGAAAAATATAGTCACTAATAATGTACTATCACATTGTTTCATAATTAAAACAACTTGGAACTCTAAAACCATGATACACAAACTCTATTGTCTTTTAGTGTATCTTTAcaattcactcatctcagcacattgctttttctcatatcataattcaatattttacaaatcattttcatgcttttatttcattttagACCTGTCGATCCTAAGTCTTCCTCAGTTGGCAATCAAAGTAAGCTCtcttttgacaaagaatttttattaattctaaaagtccttcacattcattttaaatatctattaatcatatatcttttggcttaaacctAGTCATTCTGAAAATTATAACATTCTATCTCATTCGTTTGTCATCGATTTCGTGAACTAATCCAGTTGAACCATTGAATTCTACTTATGGCACAActcgtattcacaaaatttgatattttaattctgtgtcatttaccttaaTACTGATTTTATTGActgaaatataacataaatctAAAAGCTctaggacgagatttaaaacaaggtggggagatgtaacattcctatttttatataagaaatataagtttggttaaatttatttaccactagtaactagtttactTTTAATATAAACTAGGAAATTacacccgcgcgcgttgcggcgcgatacgggtacatcgtaaacatcgTCATCAACGTATTACGTGTTCATTAGGTTTCATTAAGTAGAGTCGATTGCATTATATTACAAACTATAGTTTACATACTTTATATTCTTTTAACATTATTAccctttttttttattcttttaacatTAGTCTATGTCTTGTTCTAATGTTATGCCAATCAGTTGAAGAAGCATCCAAACTAAGATGGCTATTATGCCAATTGGTTGAAGAAGCATAATTATCTAATGTTATCATATAATGGAAACGAATTTTAGTATGCAAAAAAGTTTTACTGCCAAAATTACAGATTATATTGTATAAATTGTAAAATAATGATGATATAAAAGTCACTGTACCATTTAAGGCGGCACTTATTGTTAATCTGATAATGTATGTTTCTAGCAGAAACTAATTACCTAAATTAATCATacctttaaaaaaataaaacatttggcCCATGCAGGTCTTAGTCTTGAACCTGCGACCTTAGCGTTATTAGCCCGACGCTCTAAGCAACTGAGCTAATAGGCCAGCTGGTATTACAGCCGTATAATATTAACTAATACACTAATAATTCATTATATGACTTACAGCAAAAAGTGAAAGGATAACTACACATAAATTATTATCTTTTCCTGGAATTTATTTAGCCTTTAATAACATTAACAGTTGAAACTTTCAAGTGATTGTCTGCATCATTTGTTTATGCGACAACATATTCAATATTTCGATTCGCATTCATCATTCAAGCTCATGCCTTTGTTAATCGGGCCTGTAATCAATCCCAGTTTTGTTATTGATGCCAAAATCCCGCTCGTTGCTAACACTGACTATGTATGCCGACGAAGGTTGGGAGGAGTCGGTGAACGCAAAGCGTGGATATCTGGTGGTGACGATAACAGTGACGCGTATCTGGAAAAGTGTGTATGTTTGACCATATCTTGAAACTACAAAATACCTCATATGCATGTTGCTAGACAAAGACCACCCTTCAAAAGTAAAGTACCAAAAtacaatttaaattaaatttgaCATGGTTGTAGagtattaaaaaaaatatcaGTAGGCCTTTTGTTCTAGGATTTACCATATCAACAACTAAAACAACATTACACCAGCATCTTGAAACCCATATTTAATTTTTGGACAAATAATTCAAGATAACTTAAAGGTCACATAGAGGAATAGATTGCTAATTTACCCTTAATAACAAACTCTTAAGAGTAGAAAATGCATAGCAAATAGCAAAAACTAAACAATTATTAGTGTTATCCTACTAAAAGCCATACTACAAACTGAAGACATATTACTTTTAAAGCTTAACACCCAATAGCATGCAGATGACTGACCCGCTTTTGTATATTGAAAAACATAACATAAAGAAAACCCATCAAAAGGAAGCAAATCACTCTCTGTAAAAACATGAAGAAGTAAGGCAGCAAATACATGGCAACAATAAACACCGAGGCGCACCAGGACAACGCCTAAGGTAACAGGAGAAGTGTCAATAACCACAATACTTTATACGGTAATACAAAGATTTCATAGCTTGCCAATTCTTTGGCTGCCAAACTTTAAAGGGTTCACATCAAAAGTCATACAGATACTTTAGGCTTAAAAAATTCATATATTCAAACTTCAAAGCTATCAATCTTGCATCGATTGTACAAAAATTTATAGCAAATGATCCTTGTTAATCATTCAAAACTCATAGCAAAAGATATCCATGGCCGAAAACATCGAAGAAAAACTTACAGAGAGCTTCGTTGACCGAACCTCATGAATTTCAAAAGAGATATATGTCGTCCGATATGACTCCTATCTGCGGGACGCAATACGCCGTGCTCCATTCAGCCACTTTTACTGTTCTTCTTCCTCTTTGTCTGGGGACAACTCAAAGAAGATAAGAAATATAAAGATAAACGGAAAAGCAATGAGTGTGTATGACATTACCAACAAAGCAGAGAAGCGCATTACCAAATTTGCATCGAAACATGAAAAGGCAAAGTTTAAAAGTTGAGGGGTCGGTATAAAGTATATGTGACAAAAACGTAAATTACCAAAGTATAGGTAAAAATGCAAGttctttaaaaaataaattagtgAACGAAAGTTATTGAAGAAATAATAGGTTAAAAACACTTATTATATATGGTATAGGAGTAAAGTTGGAATGTTAGAAACTTGTAAAATGGCGAGCGACATATCGCATTGCGATACTCGTTTTTGGTAGCTTTgttattcatataatatttattgtagCAGAAATCAAAGAATTCCCGACAAAGCTAGACAAACCAAAGCTCAATTTTAAACACAATCTGTGTAACTGTTTTCCCAACCCGAGAAGCGTTGTGTTACCGCAAACTCTAATAACACTCGTAAACGTAAAATCATTAACCTCAAATCTCTCAAACAAAGCTTGTTTAAACAACTGAGCATACCCATAAATCATCCCACTGCAAGACACCACATTCCTcacaggcatttcatcaaacaccttacGTGCATCTCCATTCCTCCCACATTTAGCATACATATCCACCACCTAACTCGCAACAAACACATCACCATCATAAGCAATCTTCAACGCATAACAATCCACACACCGGCCCACATCATAACTTGAAAGAATCGCAGCTGATGTGCTTTAGTAGCACTGGGAAATATATGATCATCAGGACGAACaccaaaagcaaaaaaaaaaaattgaaatattGTACCGCAAGAACCGGGAGTTCGTTCTGGGCGAAAGATgagataacaaaacaaaactcCAAGTGGTTGATGATTTGATATGGGTTTCTTCGAAAACTTGTTGTGAGTCGAACGGGAGCTTGGTTTTGGAGTAGAAGCTGATTAAATAGTGGGAAATGAGTGGGATTGTTTGGAGCCCTAGTTCGATTATTTGAGCATGGAGTTGTATTCTGTTGCGGAGTGTTCTTGATCTGGTCGAGGAGAGGAGGCTGCttatgtttttgtagttttgttcGAAGGTGGATTGTAGAGCTGGGTTATGTTTTTGTAGAGATAGCTATGGAATTGTAAGCATATTTGAAGATAAGAGTTTGGTTTATTATATTTGAGCAGGAGGAAGAAGAAGGGAAGGCTTGTGCAGGAGGAAGAAGAATGGGAGGCAAAGCCGGTGGTAATAGGTAAATAAGACAAATGAAGGGCAGGTATGTCATTTGGTTGGGTCACCGACCTTTTTATTTAAGattatataaatattcaacccaaatagttttaaaacaatattttatatAGTTAGGTTGAAATATTATTGACCTATATATGGGTGAcctttataataaaataaaagtctataaaaacttatattattagacgggtAGTCTACGGGTAAGTTAATTATTAgaaatataaaaacttatattattagacgggtagtctacgtataataattaaattataaaaatacactaTATTTTaacctactctatttttaatgaaacttagacacaaatgtagacaaaaatattcttgTTCCAAAGACATATTCATTGTTCTATAAAACagtatattttaaaagttataaccGCCACATAagtaaagcagttaaattaattataagaataaaataataataaaaaccttTAACTAAATTGAACTAAAGTTTACATGTATAACAAAAATTAAATCTCTACATACAAAATGTCTACATGTTAGTAGAGATAAGAAGTAACCTTACGTGTCCCATTTCAAAGTACATATTCCATTTCAAATTTAGAGTACGTGTCCAAGAGGAATTTTGAAATGGTAGGCATGGATGACAACATATAATTTTGGCTTAACCTTCACGCAAAGTTTTCTAATATAAATAGAGGGTAGTATTTAGCCTGAATCGATCCCATCTCTCTCTCGAACTCTCTCTCTCCTAcatattctttttatttttattttatccctataataaataataaagttATGTCTCGTTCtaagtattgtaactcccgatcaccgctaccctttccgattgatctgagtctCATAACttatgtcagggctctgcccgactaagttgttgGGATTCGGTCTTAggacttcgggacaaggttgaattaggggtactatacttaccatgagtgcaatatatatttttatagcccaaaagttatacccaaaatttataccaaaagattttctagttgaaccctaaagttacaaagtgggttcattttcttttctcaccgttttatTTCCTTTTTGTAATTTatcccaaaactattatttattatatattactcTATTTTATAACCAACTCTCAATCAAAAGTCatatctattattttatttacccaataagAAACCCTagttaagacacccaagtaattttgcacaaatcctaaaattttcataacaatcggaatcaggattagggcccctaaaactcagaggggTCAATTCCCATTCGATATTATCTTCAaaactcgttgtcaaaatttaaattttcGAATTCATCAACTCAGCAGGTCTAGTCCcacacgtggcaaccctatgaccattaggtgtcccttacggaccgtaagggaatagtcttacggtccgtaagcatgcccaaatttcgtgtataaatagcagacattggcacttgttTTCTGGCTCTGAAATAACGAACAAAGTCGTTATACACACTGAGATAAGCTCtatttaccacaattaacacacacggatCACTAATTGTTGCCGCagtcagggtaataactcgatcgctattacgattcaacgtccgatcgattgtaactatccaaagattgtttgagtgctgctcaaattgagtttatactttgttattcatcgtgatttcgacttgaatgtttgatgctgtccgaactcggactatactctgtcattcgttatGAATCCGCTGAAtagttaagtattgcactttgttaatcgttgtgagggtttaatctcgtgaattgtcgtaactgctgtattagttatttaCCTTGTTTCGTGTGCATCATTTCTTAAATTAGATTATTAGTTTTACCAGTAGACTAAACTTTACCCCAttcacttacaatcaaagtagatgctaattcccAGAAGAAATtgaatcaggaagcttgttaaatactgcatgcttataatgtgagtcattctctttttatcaactgttttacaatacctcaaactattttcaaaagttataattacagggattaagtcgtggctATTTTAATcaatggctagtggggtattgtgcacattactaaatTTTCTCacagggttaggctaataagccctaacataGGTTAGGCATATAAGCCCTAatagtgataatcatcactaattgggtgacaggacccaatagtggtatgaccaccgTCACCAGGAGGTGAGGAGGTGACATGGTGCCATATAACAATAAGataggaaccattgtaatcgctcttatgctgtaatttataactaaatgTTCTTttattaaaatgaatgattcactcagtatttcccgctgacaaaacctttttaaaacgcgtttcaggtaattacagtagattggagtaagaattggattcggcactaaaggacttcaagaagtggcttattttattaattaaaatcaaattaagaaatatagttttattaaaagctacctttatAAAACATGTaatttatcccatctatttaaataaaatccggtgcttataaaactctgatattttcctaactcacggtcctgatgaaatttccgctgcaatgtttttcaaaagtAATCACCGGTaacactggactgctcacggctcccgattccgtccagggtggggtcgagGGTCGTGAcaggccgtgttcaccagacacgcccccgtgtccatgcttctgtttcttttctttaattatcgttactgacacctgaacacggggccgtgcacGGTCCCTACGGGGCCGTGCACGGTCcctacggggccgtgtccagactgccagtaacataaatttttgcttttaacaccatgttacacattcaatcatcctaaaaatttatttttgggacacattgaggacaatgtgtaatttaagtgtggggggatgctaaaaccttgaattttgcaagtcctagtAACAAGCGTTatacaaaactctattggaaccgctaatcaccccaaatttaaaaaaaaaatcatttttttacttgtctaaagtttaagttgggaattctaagactaacaaggttatatttttacaaatatacaaccgatagcgtcgtgataaaaagaaccaacataagaaaattatgaaacggcatgacaagcttagttaaaattcgactAGATATACTTGATCACActgaaaaacccattcccacaaaagtgagttttgagcctttattgagcatacaaatatacatctttacgctaaatgctcatttttcgtttcttatgtgaatagccgcttggttcttacgactctagaacttgccacgacaattcattcccggtccttaccaacttaaacctatgtaagtaaatgatggaggcattaggactaaccctttttctttcaaaaccattatttttatttttcttttcacctacccaaaaactccccctagttaacccctttgagcctaaaccttttcatttcttaacccaaaaccctttttagccaccaaaaaccctttttatttttacccttttattttagtaacaagctccgttttcgtgtgactgaaaaaaaaaaaaagagtgagAGAATTTTACagtgaagttagaaataaacaaacaaagctcctaaaaagcttgtttgaagaaatacttcattaagaataaaaagtcgctaaaacaaaatgttttacgaaaaccgacgcctTTTACATTTTTCGccctttactaaccactaacccaactacccacctttagcccaagcttttacccaaaaagtcctcttgatatttacaaaggtaaaaagttaaaaaggaggaggattgattacttggcaagcctatggtaggaataagttccatgccgctctcgagtgattcactaaaaaaacacaccttcggccgagtgtgagtgatttcccccgtgaggtatgtgaacttgtatataaatggaattttaaaaaaggcatgctatgcccaaataagtaatctctcttatgaaacgttctaaataaatcataacgaataggattgtgaataaataaaaataaaatccaATAAGGATCTTGGATTcccaacactctatgacaagccaaaacattctcttctacccattccgtttgggagtgtaagccacatattagagagttttgcttgaggacaagcaaaaattcaagtgtggggatatttgatgtgtgtaaaatgcaacatataaattacatcaaataaggcataaaactaaccctttttaagtactaatgttggaaaaagagtttttttgtcttccttttgtattttcaggattaaatgagctcaattaacaaaagaagcaaaaagacagctaaatctaacataaatacaaggaaaggaacataagtggattgcccgacccctcgacagcatcctcccaagcaaaacagagaaggcagaagactaaacacgccccgtgctcagccagcacgaggccgtgcccaagaagcagcagataagacaaatctatagaagcttctattgcccaccacggggccgtgcccagtgaacacgggggcgtggcgaaaatACTGCAAGCACATTAATtctaattgcgaattacaattaatgaggagagagattttcagacgggcacggggccgtgtgcagcggacacggggccgtgcccaggcttctgttcagcctataagtaggagtgcttggcttcattgcaactcatcccttggcacaccacctctctcacacttcatccaccacccaccaccatcaaaacaccatcatccaccaccatcatccattgtccatcatagagtgtgtgagtcatctcgggatccaagattgatcgtaagagttcttgacaatcaaggccatgtttgcctaagtctcttatatcacttggtgaagacaagtgtttagtataatactttttatttttaatcttttgcactttttatttggttttgtattaatgcctttaataactagttgcttatgttgaaggtgattcttccttatcgtttgtccgtggtgtcttggcattattttactgtctatataaaataaaagattttcaccattcatatctccacggtctatatggaggtatgttggctacctggtcgggggttaagggaatggtttggtaagggtcttgcccttgttcagcgtttagaggtcctgcaagggacctgggtcaaatttagtaggatctccttcaatacccataggtattggatggcgggtatccaaactctttgaccccctcataagttaactactattaatactataacccgactatttaggactgtatccctgctgactcagactacttagtcgagggtaacgtcacctccaaaagaggggcctaccataatttgcattaataacttaattcattatctttcaataatccgaccctttttgtatccttgctgactcaaactactgggttgagggtaacgtcgccttcaaagaggggcctactacaataactaagataatctcttaaacaagtgcaaaagtgcaaaaataatcaaaggttatactaatacacgagtcggatccaagtgattcatcttgtctatctgtttttatttttatttttatttttatttttatttttatttttcagcatttagttagttttattttcttagtttaaaaatcttttctaacatttttatttggttagacgttgaggataaaccagtactaaaagctcttgtgtccttggacgacctcggtatcttaccaacactatactatgtccacgatggtgcacttgcccatatgtgtgtttagtgttagtaaatatcgtgttttataaatttaaaacttggctaaaagtgtaaaaagggcttaaaatatacatctaaaatataacacacttcacgcacatcaataaCATCagacgtgaatgcacacttagcactgcagtatgaacttctatgttaccaacccatgttacgtgttttaagagtgcgactcttcttgaactttcatgatctatgttgtggcgtcatctgtcttattgctcgaattcggggaaccttttagcgcgagttaggaggcactgagataagcatgcaaattgccttattattatgggtgcacacataataataatgtggggtgcatgtgagtcccagtgggGCTTAACGAGTGTGTGAGGGGTTTCCActctgttaattgatgttatgttagaactcagcagtctataggagtcatagcagtgattgtctcctactcgaacatgatcttttcacccctttctgaatccttacaAATCTCGATGTtatcgagtatcacctgatcacacatctgaacgcctagcgaactgtgtagaatgttaggtgctagtacgaacgtccctgagttagatggctcagcgtcaaatgattggactatactttcctcacttatctttgttTGTTGGAACTTAGCAtgttgacgccttagatcccTAAGTGCGATTACTTTTGCAACACTCTCGCGACATACCATATATTACTTAGTCAACTttcaagaacgatggacaagagggtaaacgtagtaccttaccgacttcagcatttgaacgaccctagttaccggcaacgaacaacagcgatttaactccaatcgaatccttaaccccaaccagcgactcatgggagtcgactcttacgaaccaatagggacaaaatcgatgacgattgactgtagagcggactgtgtaaccgcccgcacaatgagtagtgccttaggacgtggcacggaatgtgaaaagatggaccatGAGTATTACCAGTTGAAGAACAAGACGGGACTCAGTGATAGTGACATCGACATCGACTAGTTGGTTTGCAAGGTCAGTCAGCCGCTGACAGTAGTCTTCAACGGAGGAACACGCCGACAAAGTCAGATTGCAAAACTTGGTTTCCAAAGACGCAGCACGTGCCTTCTTGTTGCTGAGACAAATTTTCTCGAGTTTGGACCACGCAGCGTGAGCCGTAACTGTGTTGCTGTCCATAACTCGTTTAAGAAGGTCATCGGAAATCGTGCTGAATATCCATTGAAGGACAAGTGCGTCTAATTCCTTCCAGGCCTCATGATCAGCAGATGTTGATGCTGGAGGAGCAGTACCATCGATGTGATTCATCACCTTGTATGCGACGGCATGTAATTTAAACAGCCGTATCCTTTGAGAATACGTGACATTTGTGCCGTCTAGGGTTCGGATCTTACTATGTATATTTGTAACAGAGTATGCGGGATGTAGGGGCTGGGGCTTTGGAAGTTGTTCAATATTCTCTTTTTCAGTAGTCATCGTGATGACGAATCGGACGTATCtgagaagaaagaaaagaaaaaggctGCGGAAGAGATGGGTATCAGAATCGCTCTGATACCATGAAAGGTTCCGTGGTGTAAAATTTTCTGTGTCATTCCATTGAAAACAAGAACCTTTTAAATAGGGATTGATACATCTGAAAATAAGGAAACAGgtatacaatacaaatacaaatacaaatatataccaaatcaaataataataatcccAATATT of Helianthus annuus cultivar XRQ/B chromosome 1, HanXRQr2.0-SUNRISE, whole genome shotgun sequence contains these proteins:
- the LOC110934189 gene encoding uncharacterized protein LOC110934189: MTTEKENIEQLPKPQPLHPAYSVTNIHSKIRTLDGTNVTYSQRIRLFKLHAVAYKVMNHIDGTAPPASTSADHEAWKELDALVLQWIFSTISDDLLKRVMDSNTVTAHAAWSKLEKICLSNKKARAASLETKFCNLTLSACSSVEDYCQRLTDLANQLVDVDVTITESRLVLQLSGNPSHTR